Sequence from the Aquimarina sp. Aq107 genome:
CTTATCATTCTTTTTTACAAAACCATAACTTATTGCTTTCTGATAATGTGCATAATCAGAATCAGCACCACCATTTTTAATTGCCTTATTATAAGCTTCCATTGCTGGCCAATATTTTCGGGAAATAAAATGACTATCTCCTAACCTTAAATAAGTATCCGTTAATTGTGTTTCATCTATACCTCTTTTTTTAGAATAGGTATCAAAAAACTCTGCAGCCTGTGGGTATTGTTTTAGTTTAAAATAGGTATAACCAATATTATAATCTATTCCTTCATATTCAATTGTTCCAGCAGCTCCGTCTTTTCCTTTAAATTGTTTAAATCCTATAAGTGCTTCTTCAAAACTATTTTGCAAATAATCACATTCTGATTTCCAATAAATTGCTTTTGCTGTAAATTTCGGATCTGTTTGTTGTGCCAACGATTTATCAAAATATAATTTCGCCTCCGCATAATTCGCTTCATTATACAACTCTATTCCACGAAAATATGCTACTTTTTGATATACTACTTTATCACCAAAATTGCGACTTCCCTCTAGCAAATCCATGGCTTCCTTATAATTCTTAGAAGTAATATAGGAACTAATTAACAATTCCTGAATTTCTTCTTTAAACTCAGAATTAGGATATGCTTCTGCATAAGACAATAATACTTTTGGAGTACTCTCATATGAATTACCAATCTCATAACTTAGCTTAGCGTAGTTATATAAAGCATCTTCTTTTATCTTAGCTTCAAAATCCATTTCGGAAGCATTCTTAAATGCGTTTAATGCTTGTTGTTTCTGATCTGTTTTTAAATAAGATTCTGCTAAATGATAATATGCATTCTGTGCAGTTTCATTACGCCCATCTACTATTTTATTAAACTCTGAAATAGCATTAGTATAATCTCCACCTTTATAATACGCATACCCTAATTGATAATAATCCGTATTATTCCATTTCCCTTTTCTACCTCTATATGCCTTTAGGTGCGGAATTGCTTTATCATATTGTCCTAAATTAAAATAACTTTCTCCGATGATTTTATTTAATTCTGACTTTTCCGAAGGTTTAGATCTAGAAAGTTGACCTAACCCATCATTAATTGCATCCTGAAACTTTCCAGACTTAAAATTCATATCACTCTGGAAATAGGATAAATTCTTATTGTATTTATCGAGATCTTTAACCTCATCAAACAATTTATCGGCTTCCTGATAATTATCTCCTTCATATGCGATGAAACCTAGATAGTACTTGGCCTGAGCTCCATATTTATCAGTTTCTTCTACTTTAGTTAAGAATTTTTTAGCTTCATTAAATCGTTGAATTTTAAAATATGCATATCCGTTATTAAAGTTGAACTTTTCTTTTTCGGAACGACTCATATTCCCCTCATCTACTTTGTCATACCATTTACGAGCATATGCATACTTACCATTATCAAAATAATAATTTGCTACATCCAGATATGCTGCATTACGTTTTATACTTGTCGGATACTGCACCACAAATTCTTCCATCAAATCGTCCGCACCTTTTTGATTTAACCATACAGCACAATTTGCTATATAATAAGTACATTCTGCATCGATATTTTCATCGTCTACAGCATCTCTTACTTTATCAAAAAGATTTTGA
This genomic interval carries:
- a CDS encoding tetratricopeptide repeat protein is translated as MNKYITLMLFVAVLSSKISAQQSAIYTNELVLYNQALELYNNKQFLAAQNLFDKVRDAVDDENIDAECTYYIANCAVWLNQKGADDLMEEFVVQYPTSIKRNAAYLDVANYYFDNGKYAYARKWYDKVDEGNMSRSEKEKFNFNNGYAYFKIQRFNEAKKFLTKVEETDKYGAQAKYYLGFIAYEGDNYQEADKLFDEVKDLDKYNKNLSYFQSDMNFKSGKFQDAINDGLGQLSRSKPSEKSELNKIIGESYFNLGQYDKAIPHLKAYRGRKGKWNNTDYYQLGYAYYKGGDYTNAISEFNKIVDGRNETAQNAYYHLAESYLKTDQKQQALNAFKNASEMDFEAKIKEDALYNYAKLSYEIGNSYESTPKVLLSYAEAYPNSEFKEEIQELLISSYITSKNYKEAMDLLEGSRNFGDKVVYQKVAYFRGIELYNEANYAEAKLYFDKSLAQQTDPKFTAKAIYWKSECDYLQNSFEEALIGFKQFKGKDGAAGTIEYEGIDYNIGYTYFKLKQYPQAAEFFDTYSKKRGIDETQLTDTYLRLGDSHFISRKYWPAMEAYNKAIKNGGADSDYAHYQKAISYGFVKKNDKKISDLELFIKKYTRSTYRDDAMFALGNTYVAENNTQRGIEAYDRLIREVPRSSYVPKALLKQGLIYYNGDQGNRALTKFKSVVADYPGTEEAIQAVNTARLIYVDLGRTDEYSSWVKGLSFVDVTDADLDNTSYEAAEKQFLENNDNAAITGFQKYLSEFPNGLHALKSHFYIAQLFYKKGDKQATIPHYKYVLEKDRTEFTEQALARLSQIYLENRNYNEAIPVLERLEKSADFPQNIIFAQSNLMKSHYQLVHYQETIAYAEKVLSNPKIQNDVKSDAQIFIARAALQTADDTRAKRAYSEVRKIATGELAAEALYYEAYFKNKEGNYKESNETVQKLAKDFSGYKLYGAKGLVLMAKNFYGLEDAYQATYILESVIKNFTDYQDVIDEARSELKKIKAEEAKTNSSIQTEQ